A genomic window from Streptomyces sp. MST-110588 includes:
- a CDS encoding DUF397 domain-containing protein has translation MFQNTWQKSSYSGEGSNCVELAARVEGEGGVLLRESDDPSIAVVASCGALWELLSVVRGGGVRRLG, from the coding sequence ATGTTCCAGAACACCTGGCAGAAGTCGTCGTACAGCGGCGAGGGCAGTAACTGTGTGGAACTCGCCGCCCGGGTGGAGGGAGAGGGGGGCGTTCTCCTGCGGGAGAGCGATGATCCCTCGATAGCCGTGGTGGCGTCTTGTGGGGCGTTGTGGGAATTGCTGAGTGTTGTTCGGGGTGGCGGGGTGCGGCGCCTGGGGTGA
- a CDS encoding helix-turn-helix transcriptional regulator, with protein MPQRDAPTARQRRLGWELRKLRERAGMSATEAGELLGIGQSRVSNTEVGRIGISAERVRVFALNYGCDDERLVEALAAMETGRTRHWWEEYRGRLPAGLLDLAELEHYATAIRTAQLTHLPGLLQTVDYARLTFRQCIPQLPPPEIEYRISHRIKRQDVIYRARPIPYTAIIHEAALRMQFGGPEVTREQLRHIIDMSERDGVAVLVIPFSAGIFPGSGQTIVFAEGPLPELDTVQLDAEHGFVFVHTEVALAKYRTVLDRMEAMALKPEPSRDFIRSIMKTL; from the coding sequence ATGCCGCAACGGGATGCCCCAACAGCACGGCAGCGGCGGCTCGGTTGGGAGTTGCGAAAACTTCGCGAACGAGCGGGCATGTCGGCCACCGAGGCCGGTGAGCTGCTCGGTATCGGGCAGTCGCGCGTCAGTAACACCGAAGTCGGCCGGATCGGCATCAGCGCGGAGCGCGTACGCGTTTTCGCACTCAATTACGGATGCGACGACGAACGGCTGGTCGAAGCCCTCGCCGCCATGGAGACCGGGCGCACCCGGCACTGGTGGGAGGAATACCGCGGCAGGCTCCCGGCCGGCCTGCTCGACCTGGCCGAACTGGAGCACTACGCGACGGCGATCCGCACGGCACAGCTCACCCATCTTCCTGGGCTGCTCCAGACCGTGGACTACGCGCGGCTGACCTTCCGGCAGTGCATCCCGCAACTCCCGCCTCCGGAGATCGAATACCGGATTTCGCATCGCATCAAGAGGCAGGACGTCATCTATCGGGCACGTCCCATTCCGTATACGGCGATCATCCATGAGGCCGCCCTGCGGATGCAGTTCGGCGGGCCGGAGGTCACTCGTGAGCAACTTCGGCACATCATCGACATGAGCGAGCGTGATGGTGTAGCCGTGCTGGTGATCCCTTTTTCCGCCGGGATCTTTCCCGGTTCGGGACAGACCATCGTCTTTGCGGAGGGGCCGCTGCCGGAGTTGGACACCGTTCAACTCGATGCCGAGCACGGCTTCGTGTTCGTGCACACCGAAGTGGCCCTTGCGAAATACCGGACGGTTCTGGACCGTATGGAAGCGATGGCGCTCAAGCCTGAGCCCTCGCGGGATTTCATCCGTTCCATCATGAAGACACTGTGA
- a CDS encoding ATP-binding protein has protein sequence MPLQLVATGQPAAPPDAWDYSLRLPHHPVSPGIARATARVILGRHDLRELIEVAELLTSELATNCYVHTRGPARLRLAHDGGVLRVSLWDTSPRLRSRTRTDARTESGTGVRPNGRGLVIVGAYADDWGWYALDEQRLGVGGKIVWCELRQ, from the coding sequence ATGCCGCTGCAACTCGTGGCGACCGGGCAGCCGGCCGCACCCCCCGACGCGTGGGACTACAGTCTGCGCCTCCCCCACCACCCCGTCAGTCCAGGCATCGCACGTGCCACCGCGCGCGTGATCCTGGGCCGTCACGATCTGCGGGAACTCATCGAAGTGGCCGAGCTGTTGACGTCCGAGCTGGCCACCAACTGCTACGTCCACACGCGCGGCCCGGCACGGCTGCGGCTCGCTCACGACGGCGGGGTGCTGCGTGTGAGCCTGTGGGACACCAGTCCACGGCTGCGATCCCGTACGCGTACGGACGCACGTACGGAATCGGGTACGGGCGTACGGCCGAACGGAAGAGGGCTGGTGATCGTGGGGGCGTACGCGGACGACTGGGGGTGGTACGCGCTCGACGAGCAACGACTCGGCGTCGGCGGAAAGATCGTCTGGTGCGAGCTGCGCCAGTAG
- a CDS encoding OmpA family protein, translating into MARIRLPHPVVTATAVLLLAVAPSAPTAHADDPPGAAEDSAPPVKIDPRDPDLKMVQGATLAPPKVLNIKSIVETDDGSERRQDTNSNVTFALQAEVLFGKDSAELTPDALSRIRAIAAEIKKQNAKNLRVFGFTDDLGSAAHGLVLSKQRANAVQRELAKGLDSSVGFQIRGYGEEYPIADNSTEEGRKKNRRVEVSFPRTHGS; encoded by the coding sequence ATGGCCCGGATCCGGCTCCCGCACCCGGTGGTGACCGCCACCGCCGTACTTCTCCTGGCCGTCGCGCCGTCCGCTCCCACCGCCCACGCGGACGACCCGCCAGGAGCGGCGGAGGATTCCGCACCACCCGTGAAGATCGACCCCCGCGACCCCGATCTCAAGATGGTGCAGGGGGCCACGCTCGCGCCGCCGAAGGTGCTGAACATCAAGTCGATCGTCGAGACGGACGACGGATCGGAGCGGCGGCAGGACACGAACTCGAATGTGACCTTCGCGCTCCAGGCGGAGGTCCTGTTCGGGAAGGACAGTGCCGAGCTGACCCCGGACGCACTTTCCCGGATTCGCGCCATCGCGGCCGAGATCAAGAAGCAGAACGCCAAGAACCTGCGTGTCTTCGGCTTCACCGATGATCTCGGCTCGGCCGCACACGGGCTGGTGCTCTCCAAGCAGCGGGCCAACGCGGTGCAGCGGGAGCTGGCCAAGGGGCTGGATTCCTCGGTCGGTTTCCAGATTCGCGGCTACGGCGAGGAGTACCCCATCGCCGACAACTCCACCGAAGAGGGCCGAAAGAAGAACCGGCGCGTCGAGGTGAGCTTCCCCCGCACCCACGGCTCATAG
- a CDS encoding pilus assembly protein TadG-related protein produces MTPGPDRRECRDTGQAFPIYIVVVAGLLFLAFAFFAVGQAAATRNSAQTAADAAALAAAQRYRDDLRKGLLDAVLVGSTLDDLLNGTGPSTGPACADAEWFAGQNEADLTSCQGGTLPTSFAVGITTQKTVGDSVVPGTEGKHASAQAKAVVKPRCAVAPPAPDDDAGKGGDGKGEDDKGGAKPPLALRCDGKNWIIDPEDLRQAPEASDLFSVQLAN; encoded by the coding sequence CTGACGCCTGGTCCGGATCGCCGGGAGTGCCGCGACACAGGGCAGGCTTTCCCGATCTACATCGTCGTAGTGGCGGGCCTGCTCTTTCTCGCGTTCGCGTTCTTCGCGGTCGGCCAGGCGGCGGCAACCCGCAACAGCGCCCAGACCGCGGCGGACGCGGCGGCGCTGGCGGCGGCCCAGCGGTATCGGGACGACTTGCGCAAGGGACTGCTGGACGCCGTCCTCGTCGGCTCCACACTGGATGACCTGCTGAACGGCACAGGGCCGTCCACGGGCCCCGCCTGTGCCGACGCGGAGTGGTTCGCCGGACAGAACGAGGCGGACCTCACGAGTTGCCAGGGGGGCACCCTGCCGACGTCCTTTGCGGTGGGAATCACCACCCAGAAGACCGTAGGGGATTCGGTCGTGCCCGGCACGGAGGGCAAACACGCCTCGGCCCAGGCGAAAGCGGTCGTCAAGCCCCGCTGCGCAGTGGCGCCCCCGGCACCCGATGACGACGCCGGCAAAGGTGGGGACGGCAAGGGCGAGGACGACAAGGGCGGTGCGAAACCGCCCCTCGCGCTGCGATGCGACGGAAAGAATTGGATCATCGACCCCGAGGATCTCCGGCAGGCTCCGGAGGCCTCTGACCTGTTCTCCGTGCAGCTCGCCAACTGA
- a CDS encoding DUF5936 domain-containing protein codes for MGIPGIGFLLALTLGLSVAGICYGIALYRREARLPPDIALALEVGSSRTTVVGSAVDRAGMRYAPLVLRLMGDKRVAKLRRRIDLAGNPGGLTVDRYAARRAVYGFLGFGGALVMFLRAQPVLGVLLVLFGFFWNEVGIWAAIRQRKDTIERTLPDFLDVLAVVVSAGLSFRQALDRVADKYEGPWADELRITLRQMDMGVSRREAFEELRRRNDSEQVAQFVTALQQGEELGSPIVDTLIQIADDMRRTDAQNARRRAARAVPKATMVITTFMVPGTMILLIAGFFLGSGTDFGSFIGD; via the coding sequence ATGGGAATCCCCGGCATCGGCTTCCTCCTCGCCCTCACCCTCGGCCTGTCCGTAGCGGGCATCTGCTACGGCATCGCCCTCTACCGCCGCGAGGCCAGGCTCCCCCCGGACATCGCCCTCGCCCTGGAGGTCGGCTCCTCCCGTACGACGGTCGTGGGCTCGGCGGTGGACCGGGCGGGCATGCGGTACGCGCCGCTCGTCCTACGCCTGATGGGGGACAAGCGCGTCGCCAAGCTCCGCAGACGCATCGATCTGGCCGGCAACCCCGGCGGCCTGACGGTCGACCGCTACGCCGCCCGCCGCGCCGTCTACGGCTTCCTGGGGTTCGGCGGCGCGCTGGTGATGTTTCTGCGCGCACAGCCCGTCCTCGGCGTCCTGCTCGTTCTCTTCGGCTTCTTCTGGAACGAGGTCGGCATCTGGGCCGCCATTCGCCAACGCAAGGACACCATCGAGCGAACACTGCCCGACTTCCTGGATGTGCTGGCCGTGGTCGTCAGCGCGGGGCTGAGTTTCCGCCAGGCCCTGGACCGGGTGGCGGACAAGTACGAGGGCCCCTGGGCCGACGAACTGCGCATCACCCTGCGCCAGATGGACATGGGCGTCAGCCGGCGCGAGGCGTTCGAGGAACTGCGCAGACGCAACGACTCCGAGCAGGTCGCCCAGTTCGTCACCGCACTTCAGCAGGGCGAGGAACTCGGCTCGCCCATCGTCGACACGCTCATCCAGATCGCCGACGACATGCGCCGCACCGACGCCCAGAACGCCCGCCGCCGGGCCGCCCGCGCCGTACCCAAGGCCACCATGGTCATCACGACGTTCATGGTCCCGGGCACGATGATCCTCCTCATCGCGGGCTTCTTCCTCGGCTCCGGCACCGACTTCGGCTCCTTCATAGGGGACTGA
- a CDS encoding type II secretion system F family protein → MGGPALLTLGVALLAAVLAVIGVRTYAAGRERRQAFVDRLADDGHGRPRDGTRRRFPSLDRRLRATRAGRRLELRLAATGLAVTPGEFLVGMLAAVTGLWLVAHVTLAPFFGPLAAAVAVWSAFAFLNWQRQKRIEKFINQLPELSRILANATQAGLALRTALGMAAEELEAPAGEELAKVSDKLAVGHSIDDALGELAERLPSRELVVLVTTLVLSNRAGGAVVGSLRNLTKTLEERKETRREVRTQLSQVVVTAYVVPLLGIGTLLLMNKIAPGAIDRMTSTFLGQAAVVAAFALYALGFFLIRRFSKIDV, encoded by the coding sequence ATGGGCGGCCCCGCCCTCCTGACCCTCGGCGTGGCCCTGCTGGCCGCCGTCCTGGCCGTCATCGGCGTACGCACGTACGCGGCCGGGCGGGAGCGGCGCCAAGCCTTCGTCGACCGCCTCGCGGACGACGGCCACGGCCGCCCCCGCGACGGCACCCGCCGCCGCTTCCCGTCCCTGGACCGCAGGCTGCGCGCCACCCGGGCCGGCCGCCGCCTGGAACTGCGGCTGGCGGCCACCGGGCTGGCGGTGACCCCCGGCGAATTCCTCGTCGGCATGCTCGCCGCGGTCACCGGCCTGTGGCTGGTCGCCCATGTCACCCTGGCGCCCTTCTTCGGCCCGCTCGCCGCCGCCGTCGCCGTCTGGTCCGCCTTCGCCTTCCTGAACTGGCAGCGCCAAAAGCGCATAGAGAAGTTCATCAACCAGCTCCCGGAGCTGTCCCGCATCCTGGCCAACGCCACCCAGGCGGGCCTGGCCCTGCGTACGGCCCTGGGCATGGCGGCGGAAGAACTGGAGGCCCCGGCCGGCGAGGAACTGGCCAAGGTCTCGGACAAGCTCGCCGTCGGCCACTCCATCGACGACGCGCTGGGCGAGCTCGCCGAACGCCTGCCCTCCCGCGAACTCGTCGTGCTCGTCACCACATTGGTGCTCTCCAACCGGGCGGGCGGGGCGGTCGTCGGCTCGCTGCGCAACCTGACCAAGACCCTGGAGGAGCGCAAGGAGACCCGGCGGGAGGTCCGCACCCAGCTCTCCCAGGTCGTCGTCACCGCCTACGTCGTACCGCTGCTGGGCATCGGCACCCTGCTCCTGATGAACAAGATCGCGCCGGGCGCCATCGACCGAATGACCTCCACCTTCCTCGGACAGGCCGCCGTGGTGGCCGCCTTCGCGCTCTACGCCCTCGGCTTCTTCCTCATCCGCCGCTTCTCCAAGATCGACGTCTGA